From Segatella copri, the proteins below share one genomic window:
- the infB gene encoding translation initiation factor IF-2, with amino-acid sequence MSIRLNKALRELNIGLQTAVEFLEKRKDLGDVKAEPSFKLTDQQYKALNDAFSQDREVRDQAEKLFTKKAKDKKRAPEQKDNRAESLLESNGQQQYKPLGKIDLDNIGKKPAAESVAEKPETAAVSPEQKKDAPKAEQKKEQKPQQASQHKQQMKQENHQKSQQSNAQMNKQNAPQGKKEHHHAKNETAQHSAGAADNSVFTLKSEKKFTANEPKVLGKIDLSSLNQSTRPKKKTKEERRKEREEKMAQQHNERKKRVRINKERVDINAEAKNNGGGNGNNGGNNKKNKNRNRNNNNNNRGNNNNRGNQRQIEVDDEAVARQVKETLARLTSKSQNKKGAKYRKEKREAVQEKLQDQARQEQKESKTLKLTEFVTVSELATMMDISVTQVISTLMGVGIMVSINQRLDAETINMVAEEFGFKTEYVSAEVQEAVSEEVDDENDLVPRAPIVTVMGHVDHGKTSLLDYIRNTNVIAGEAGGITQHIGAYSVTLKSGRKVTFLDTPGHEAFTAMRARGAQATDIAIIIIAADDSVMPTTKEAIAHAQAAGVPMVFAINKIDKPGANPDRIREDLANMNLLVEEWGGKYQCQEISAKKGIGVHDLLDKVLLEADMLDLKANPNRRATGTIIESSLDKGRGYVSTVLVANGTLKVGDIVLAGTSWGRVKAMFNERNANIKSAAPAEPAIILGLNGAPTAGDQFHVIETEQEAREIANKREQLQREQGLRTQKRLTLGDISHRIARGEFHELNVIVKGDTDGSVEALSDSFIKLSTEKVQVNVVNKAVGQISENDVMLASASDAVIVGFQVRPSADARKAADREGVEINTYSIIYDAIDDIKSAMVGMLDKVKKEIVTGQVEVKQTFKISKVGTIAGGLVTEGKVHAKDKARVIRDGIVIRTAEIGALKRYKDDVKEVVTGMECGLSLVNYNDIQEGDVIETFTEIEVEQKL; translated from the coding sequence TTGAATGATGCCTTCAGTCAGGACAGAGAGGTTCGTGATCAGGCTGAGAAACTCTTTACCAAAAAAGCAAAAGATAAGAAGCGTGCGCCAGAGCAGAAGGACAATCGCGCTGAAAGCTTGTTGGAGTCTAATGGACAGCAGCAGTATAAGCCGCTGGGAAAGATTGACTTGGACAATATCGGTAAGAAGCCTGCTGCAGAGTCTGTTGCGGAAAAGCCTGAGACTGCTGCCGTCAGTCCTGAGCAGAAGAAAGACGCTCCTAAGGCTGAGCAAAAGAAGGAACAGAAGCCACAACAGGCTTCTCAGCATAAACAGCAAATGAAACAGGAAAATCATCAGAAATCACAGCAGTCAAACGCTCAGATGAATAAGCAGAATGCTCCTCAGGGAAAGAAAGAGCATCATCATGCTAAGAATGAAACTGCACAGCATTCTGCTGGCGCAGCAGACAACAGCGTGTTTACTCTCAAGAGTGAGAAGAAGTTTACTGCTAATGAGCCTAAGGTGTTGGGCAAGATAGATTTGTCTTCTCTCAACCAGAGCACTCGTCCTAAGAAGAAAACCAAGGAGGAGCGCCGCAAGGAACGTGAGGAGAAAATGGCTCAACAGCACAATGAGCGCAAAAAGCGTGTTCGTATCAACAAAGAACGTGTTGACATCAATGCCGAAGCTAAGAATAATGGCGGAGGTAATGGCAACAACGGCGGTAATAACAAGAAGAACAAAAACCGCAACAGAAATAATAACAATAATAATCGCGGCAATAACAACAACCGCGGCAACCAGCGCCAGATCGAGGTTGATGACGAGGCTGTAGCACGCCAGGTTAAGGAGACTCTTGCACGTTTGACCAGCAAGAGTCAGAACAAGAAGGGTGCTAAGTACCGTAAGGAGAAGCGTGAGGCTGTTCAGGAGAAGTTGCAGGATCAGGCTCGTCAGGAGCAGAAGGAAAGCAAGACCCTGAAACTTACTGAGTTCGTTACCGTTAGCGAGTTAGCTACGATGATGGATATCAGCGTTACTCAGGTTATCTCTACCCTGATGGGCGTAGGTATCATGGTATCTATCAACCAGCGCCTGGATGCAGAGACCATCAACATGGTAGCTGAGGAGTTCGGTTTCAAGACCGAATACGTGAGTGCCGAGGTTCAGGAGGCCGTGAGCGAGGAAGTGGATGATGAGAACGACTTGGTTCCACGTGCTCCAATCGTAACCGTCATGGGTCACGTAGACCATGGTAAGACCTCTTTGCTCGACTATATCCGCAATACCAATGTGATTGCCGGTGAGGCGGGTGGTATTACCCAGCATATCGGTGCATACAGTGTGACCCTGAAAAGCGGTCGCAAGGTAACCTTCCTGGATACTCCAGGTCACGAGGCGTTTACCGCCATGCGTGCCCGTGGTGCCCAGGCTACCGATATCGCCATCATCATCATCGCAGCCGATGACTCTGTGATGCCAACTACCAAGGAGGCTATCGCTCATGCGCAGGCTGCTGGTGTGCCTATGGTATTCGCAATCAACAAGATTGATAAGCCAGGTGCTAACCCAGACCGTATCCGTGAGGACTTGGCTAACATGAACCTGCTCGTAGAGGAGTGGGGTGGTAAGTATCAGTGCCAGGAAATCAGTGCTAAGAAGGGTATCGGTGTTCACGATTTGCTCGACAAGGTGCTCCTCGAGGCTGACATGCTCGACTTGAAGGCTAACCCTAACCGTCGTGCTACAGGTACCATCATCGAGTCTTCTCTCGACAAGGGTCGTGGATATGTTTCTACCGTATTGGTTGCCAACGGTACCTTGAAGGTAGGCGACATCGTACTCGCAGGTACTTCTTGGGGTCGTGTTAAGGCGATGTTCAATGAGCGTAATGCCAACATCAAGTCAGCAGCTCCTGCAGAGCCAGCTATCATCCTCGGTTTGAATGGTGCGCCTACTGCAGGTGACCAGTTCCACGTAATCGAAACAGAGCAGGAGGCTCGCGAAATCGCCAACAAGCGTGAGCAGCTGCAGCGTGAGCAGGGCTTGCGTACTCAGAAGCGCTTGACCCTGGGTGATATCTCTCACCGTATCGCACGTGGTGAGTTCCATGAGTTGAACGTCATCGTGAAGGGTGATACCGATGGTTCTGTTGAGGCTTTGAGCGACTCATTCATCAAGCTTTCTACCGAGAAGGTTCAGGTGAACGTGGTGAACAAGGCTGTGGGTCAGATTTCAGAGAACGACGTGATGCTGGCATCTGCTTCAGATGCAGTCATCGTTGGTTTCCAGGTTCGTCCATCTGCCGATGCTCGTAAGGCTGCCGACCGTGAGGGTGTTGAAATCAACACATACTCTATCATCTACGATGCTATCGACGATATCAAGAGTGCGATGGTTGGTATGCTCGACAAGGTGAAGAAGGAAATCGTTACCGGTCAGGTTGAGGTTAAGCAGACCTTCAAGATTTCTAAGGTGGGTACTATTGCCGGTGGTCTCGTTACCGAGGGTAAGGTACACGCTAAGGATAAGGCTCGCGTCATCCGTGACGGTATCGTGATACGTACTGCTGAAATCGGTGCCTTGAAGCGTTACAAGGACGATGTTAAGGAGGTGGTTACCGGTATGGAATGCGGTTTGAGCCTCGTCAACTACAACGATATCCAGGAGGGCGACGTTATCGAGACCTTCACTGAGATCGAGGTAGAGCAGAAATTGTAA
- the sufB gene encoding Fe-S cluster assembly protein SufB: MAEKEQEKNQFVKQVAEQKYEFGFTTDVHTEIIEKGLNEDVVRLISQKKGEPDWMLEFRLKAYNYWKTLKEPKWGHVHVPPIDYQEISYYADPLAKKPKNKEIDPELEKTFDKLGIPLEERLALSGTAVDAIMDSVSVKTTFKEKLREKGVIFCSIGEAVKEHPDLVREYLGTVVPYRDNFYAALNSCVFSDGSFVYIPKGVRCPMELSSYFRINARNTGQFERTLIIADDDAYVSYLEGCTAPMRDENQLHAAIVEIIVKDNAEVKYSTVQNWYPGDEHGKGGVLNLVTKRGDLRGVNSKLSWTQVETGSAITWKYPSCILRGDNSVAEFYSVAVTNNYQEADTGTKMIHMGKNTKSTIISKGISAGHSQNSYRGLVRATSNADNARNYSSCDSLLLGSDCGAHTFPYMDAHNDTAVFEHEATTSKISEDQLFYCNQRGIPTEEAVGLIVNGYAKDVLNKLPMEFAVEAQKLLSVSLEGTVG; encoded by the coding sequence ATGGCAGAGAAAGAACAAGAAAAGAATCAGTTTGTCAAGCAGGTGGCTGAGCAGAAGTATGAATTCGGCTTTACCACTGATGTACATACTGAAATCATAGAAAAGGGTCTCAACGAGGATGTTGTGCGCCTGATCTCGCAGAAGAAGGGAGAGCCAGACTGGATGCTCGAATTTCGTCTGAAAGCCTACAATTACTGGAAGACGCTCAAGGAGCCAAAGTGGGGACACGTTCACGTGCCACCTATTGACTACCAGGAGATTTCATACTATGCCGACCCTTTGGCAAAGAAGCCAAAAAACAAGGAGATTGATCCTGAGTTGGAGAAAACATTCGACAAACTCGGTATTCCTCTGGAGGAACGTCTGGCTTTGAGCGGTACCGCCGTAGATGCCATCATGGACTCTGTGTCGGTAAAGACTACTTTCAAGGAGAAACTCCGTGAGAAGGGCGTCATCTTCTGCAGTATTGGTGAGGCTGTGAAGGAGCATCCTGATCTGGTAAGAGAGTATCTGGGAACCGTAGTTCCTTATCGTGATAACTTTTATGCAGCCTTGAACAGTTGCGTATTCAGTGATGGCTCATTCGTTTATATTCCTAAGGGCGTCCGCTGTCCGATGGAGTTGAGCAGTTACTTCCGCATCAATGCCCGTAACACCGGTCAGTTTGAGCGTACATTGATTATCGCTGATGATGATGCTTACGTTTCTTACCTGGAGGGATGTACAGCGCCAATGCGTGATGAGAACCAGCTCCATGCGGCTATCGTAGAGATTATCGTCAAGGATAATGCTGAGGTGAAATACTCTACCGTTCAGAACTGGTATCCTGGTGATGAGCATGGTAAGGGTGGTGTGCTGAACCTGGTAACCAAGCGAGGCGACTTGCGTGGTGTGAACTCTAAGTTGAGCTGGACTCAGGTAGAGACGGGTTCTGCGATTACCTGGAAGTATCCTTCCTGCATCTTGCGTGGCGACAACTCTGTAGCTGAGTTCTATAGTGTAGCTGTTACCAACAACTATCAGGAGGCCGATACAGGTACCAAGATGATTCACATGGGTAAGAACACCAAGAGTACCATCATCTCGAAGGGTATTTCGGCTGGTCATAGCCAGAACTCCTATCGTGGTCTGGTTCGTGCCACATCCAATGCCGACAATGCACGCAATTACAGTTCCTGCGACTCTTTGTTGCTGGGCAGCGATTGTGGAGCGCATACCTTCCCATATATGGATGCCCATAACGACACAGCCGTGTTCGAGCATGAGGCAACTACCTCGAAGATTTCAGAAGACCAGCTCTTCTATTGCAATCAGCGAGGCATTCCTACCGAGGAGGCTGTCGGCTTGATCGTAAACGGTTATGCCAAGGATGTGCTCAACAAGTTGCCTATGGAGTTTGCCGTTGAGGCACAGAAACTCCTGAGTGTTTCACTCGAAGGAACTGTAGGATAA
- the sufC gene encoding Fe-S cluster assembly ATPase SufC: MLEVKNLHATIAGKEILKGINLTINDGEIHAIMGPNGSGKSTLSAVLTGNPLYTVTEGEAIFNGKNLLDMKPEDRAREGLFLSFQYPVEIPGVSMTNFMRAAINAKREYQGLEPLNTSEFMKLMREKRELVELDSKLARRSVNEGFSGGEKKRNEIFQMAMLEPKLSILDETDSGLDVDAMRIVADGVNKMHTDKTSAIVITHYERLLDMIKPSVVHVLYKGRIVKTAGPELAKEIEARGYDWIKAEVDEK, from the coding sequence ATGTTAGAGGTAAAGAATCTGCATGCTACTATTGCAGGCAAAGAAATATTGAAAGGTATCAACCTGACTATCAACGATGGTGAGATACATGCTATCATGGGACCTAACGGTTCCGGTAAGTCAACCTTGAGCGCTGTGCTCACGGGTAACCCTCTCTATACCGTAACTGAGGGTGAGGCTATCTTCAACGGCAAGAACCTCCTGGATATGAAGCCAGAGGACCGTGCCCGTGAAGGCTTGTTCCTCTCTTTCCAGTATCCGGTGGAGATTCCTGGCGTATCCATGACCAACTTCATGCGTGCGGCTATCAATGCCAAGCGTGAGTATCAGGGTTTGGAACCATTGAATACAAGCGAATTCATGAAGCTGATGCGTGAGAAGCGCGAGTTGGTGGAATTGGACAGCAAGTTGGCTCGCCGTTCAGTAAACGAAGGTTTCTCGGGTGGTGAGAAGAAGCGCAACGAGATTTTCCAGATGGCTATGCTGGAGCCAAAGCTTTCTATCCTCGATGAAACCGACTCTGGTCTCGACGTGGATGCGATGCGTATCGTGGCTGACGGTGTGAACAAGATGCATACCGACAAGACTTCTGCCATCGTCATCACTCACTACGAGCGTCTGCTCGATATGATTAAGCCAAGTGTGGTTCACGTACTCTATAAGGGTAGAATCGTGAAGACTGCCGGTCCTGAACTTGCCAAGGAGATTGAGGCTCGTGGCTACGACTGGATCAAGGCAGAAGTAGATGAGAAATAA
- the sufD gene encoding Fe-S cluster assembly protein SufD encodes MHSEKQYLDLYQSSSRIIKKNSAEVLNAVRDAAFEDFHRLGFPSRKVERYKYTDMSAIFEPDYGLNLNRLEIPVDPYEAFRCDVPNLSTSLYFVVNDAFYNKALPKVELPEGVIVDSLNKIAAENPEFIGKYYAKIAKTDEDGITALNTFLAQDGLLIYVPKNVKVERTIQVINILRSDVDLMVNRRVLIVMEQGAEAKFLFCDHAADDKNFLATQVIEAFVGENASLDLYCLEETHYKNRRVSNVYIEQQANSRVNHNVITLHNGITRNRLDLVFKGEGAECFCNGCVIADKNQVVDNNTLIDHQVGHCTSNELYKYVLDGEARGAFAGRVLVRHGAQKTISQETNQNLCATKTARMFTQPMLEIYADDVKCAHGSTVGQLNDAALFYMQQRGVSREEAKLLLQFAFINEVIDKMELEPLRDRLHHLVEKRFRGELNKCEGCKLCK; translated from the coding sequence ATGCATTCAGAAAAACAATATTTAGACTTGTATCAGTCTTCTTCGAGAATAATCAAGAAGAACAGTGCTGAGGTGCTTAATGCGGTGCGCGATGCTGCGTTTGAGGACTTCCATCGTCTGGGCTTCCCTTCCCGAAAGGTAGAAAGATACAAGTACACAGATATGAGCGCCATCTTCGAGCCAGACTATGGCTTGAACTTGAATCGTCTGGAAATTCCGGTAGATCCATACGAAGCTTTCCGCTGCGATGTGCCTAATCTGAGCACTTCGCTCTACTTCGTTGTAAACGATGCTTTTTATAACAAAGCATTGCCTAAAGTAGAGCTTCCGGAGGGCGTAATTGTGGACTCTTTGAACAAGATTGCTGCAGAAAACCCTGAATTCATCGGGAAATACTACGCTAAGATTGCCAAAACCGACGAAGATGGCATCACGGCATTGAATACATTCCTGGCACAGGATGGCTTGCTGATTTATGTTCCAAAGAATGTAAAGGTAGAGCGAACCATTCAGGTCATCAATATTCTCCGTTCGGATGTTGATTTGATGGTAAACCGCCGTGTACTCATCGTGATGGAACAGGGTGCTGAGGCTAAGTTCCTCTTCTGCGACCATGCAGCCGATGACAAGAACTTCCTCGCAACCCAGGTTATCGAGGCATTCGTAGGCGAGAATGCCAGTCTCGACCTCTATTGCCTGGAGGAGACTCATTACAAGAACCGTCGTGTCAGCAACGTGTATATCGAGCAGCAGGCTAACAGCCGTGTAAACCATAACGTCATCACGCTTCATAACGGTATCACCCGCAACCGCCTCGACCTCGTATTCAAGGGCGAGGGAGCTGAGTGCTTCTGCAATGGTTGTGTGATTGCCGACAAGAACCAGGTGGTTGATAACAATACGCTCATCGATCATCAGGTAGGTCATTGTACCAGCAACGAACTTTATAAGTATGTGCTCGATGGTGAGGCACGTGGTGCTTTTGCCGGTAGAGTATTGGTTCGTCATGGTGCCCAGAAGACTATTTCTCAGGAAACCAACCAGAACCTCTGTGCAACGAAGACAGCCCGTATGTTCACCCAGCCGATGCTGGAGATTTATGCCGATGATGTGAAGTGTGCGCATGGAAGTACTGTTGGTCAGCTCAACGATGCCGCATTGTTCTATATGCAGCAGCGTGGTGTGAGCCGTGAGGAGGCTAAGTTGCTCCTTCAGTTTGCATTTATCAACGAAGTCATCGACAAGATGGAGCTGGAGCCATTGCGCGATCGCCTGCATCATCTCGTAGAGAAGCGATTCCGTGGTGAACTCAATAAGTGCGAGGGCTGCAAGCTTTGCAAGTAG
- a CDS encoding aminotransferase class V-fold PLP-dependent enzyme, with the protein MYDINQVRADFPILSRKVYDKPLVYLDNAATTQKPLCVLDAMRDEYLNVNANVHRGVHYLSQQATDLHEAARETVRKFINAPKVEEVIFTRGTTESLNLVVSSFCDAFMSEGDEVIISTMEHHSNIVPWQLQAAKKGIAIRVIPINDKGEINLDEFANLFTERTKIVSIAQVSNVLGTVNPVKEMIKIAHEHDVPVMVDGAQSTPHFAVDVQDMDCDFFAFSGHKIYGPTGIGVLYGKEEWLDKLPPYQGGGEMIESVSFEKTTFEKLPFKFEAGTPDYVATHGLAKAIDYVSALGMDNIAKHEQELTRYCMEQMRTIDGIRLFGEQEGKDAVVSFLVGDIHHMDMGTLLDRLGIAVRTGHHCAQPLMDRYGILGTVRASFALYNTKEEIDALVAGVKRVAMMF; encoded by the coding sequence ATGTATGATATCAATCAAGTAAGAGCAGATTTCCCGATTTTATCGAGAAAGGTCTATGATAAGCCATTGGTGTATCTGGATAATGCGGCAACCACGCAGAAGCCATTGTGCGTGCTCGATGCCATGCGCGACGAGTATCTCAATGTAAATGCCAATGTGCATCGTGGTGTTCACTATCTCTCTCAGCAGGCTACCGACCTTCATGAGGCAGCCCGCGAAACCGTGCGAAAGTTTATCAATGCGCCTAAGGTTGAGGAAGTCATCTTTACCCGTGGCACTACAGAGAGTCTGAATCTCGTGGTTTCATCGTTCTGCGATGCCTTTATGAGCGAGGGCGACGAGGTGATTATCTCTACCATGGAGCATCACTCCAATATCGTGCCTTGGCAGTTGCAGGCTGCCAAGAAGGGAATTGCCATCCGTGTAATCCCAATCAACGATAAAGGTGAGATTAACCTCGATGAATTCGCCAATTTATTTACCGAACGCACCAAAATCGTGAGCATTGCCCAGGTGAGCAACGTGCTCGGTACGGTGAATCCGGTAAAAGAGATGATAAAGATAGCTCATGAGCACGATGTACCTGTCATGGTGGATGGCGCTCAGAGTACTCCTCATTTTGCTGTGGATGTACAGGATATGGATTGCGATTTCTTCGCTTTCAGCGGACATAAGATTTATGGTCCTACTGGTATCGGTGTGCTTTACGGCAAGGAAGAATGGCTCGACAAGTTGCCTCCTTATCAGGGCGGTGGCGAAATGATTGAGAGTGTAAGTTTCGAGAAGACTACTTTCGAGAAGTTACCTTTCAAGTTCGAGGCTGGTACTCCTGATTATGTAGCTACCCACGGTCTGGCAAAAGCCATCGATTATGTTTCTGCACTCGGCATGGATAACATTGCCAAGCATGAGCAGGAATTGACCCGTTACTGTATGGAGCAGATGCGAACCATCGATGGAATCAGGCTTTTTGGTGAACAGGAGGGCAAAGATGCCGTTGTCAGCTTCTTGGTTGGTGATATTCATCACATGGATATGGGCACCTTGCTCGACCGTCTGGGCATCGCTGTACGTACCGGTCATCATTGCGCTCAGCCTTTGATGGACCGCTACGGCATTCTCGGCACCGTTCGTGCCAGCTTTGCCCTATATAATACAAAGGAAGAAATAGATGCGCTTGTAGCGGGCGTTAAACGAGTGGCTATGATGTTCTAA
- a CDS encoding ribonuclease HII, translating to MLESHYYKDMVEAGCDEAGRGCLAGSVYAAAVILPPGYQNAELNDSKKLTDKKRKALREQIERDAVAWAVGIVTPEEIDKINILNASFLAMHRALDQLKVRPEAVIVDGNRFKPYKDLPYTTIVKGDGKYLSIAAASILAKTYRDDYMDALAEEYPQYDWKGNKGYPTKKHRAAIREFGVTPYHRMSYNLLGTGELSLDFKD from the coding sequence ATGTTAGAAAGTCATTATTATAAGGATATGGTAGAGGCTGGCTGCGATGAGGCTGGCAGAGGATGTCTGGCAGGCAGCGTATATGCAGCAGCCGTTATCCTTCCGCCCGGTTATCAGAATGCCGAATTGAACGACAGTAAGAAGCTCACAGATAAGAAGCGCAAGGCGCTCCGCGAGCAGATAGAGCGTGATGCTGTAGCTTGGGCTGTGGGCATTGTTACTCCCGAAGAAATCGATAAAATCAATATCCTCAACGCCAGTTTTCTGGCCATGCACCGTGCCCTGGACCAGCTCAAGGTTCGTCCGGAGGCAGTTATCGTGGATGGTAACCGCTTCAAACCCTACAAGGATTTGCCTTATACAACCATCGTAAAGGGTGACGGCAAGTATCTGTCTATTGCAGCTGCCAGCATCCTTGCCAAGACCTATCGTGATGATTACATGGATGCGCTGGCAGAAGAATATCCGCAGTACGACTGGAAAGGCAACAAGGGTTATCCTACCAAGAAGCATCGTGCTGCCATCAGGGAATTTGGAGTCACTCCATATCATCGCATGAGTTACAATCTTTTAGGAACAGGTGAACTCTCACTTGATTTTAAAGACTAG
- a CDS encoding glycoside hydrolase family 28 protein, producing the protein MKKFFSMVCACLLALSAQATDIKKYDALYENLPFQMEKVTRPQFPANEVNLKDFGAIGDGSSLCTTAFAKAIDALTQKGGGKLIVPQGVWFTGPIVLKSNINLHLEKGAVILFSPDDALYPFIETSFEGLDTRRCQSPISGHHLTNVAITGQGCIDGNGEYWRPLKKQKVTDAQWKQITSRGGAFKRADYWFPSEGALKADNSANMNVPKTPASEEEWNEIKRFLRPVMISLVSCKNVWLNGVIFQNSPAWNIHPLMCENVLIEDVLVRNPSYAQNGDGLDLESCKNALIVNSTFDVGDDGICIKSGKDADGRKRGIPCENVIVNGCTVFKGHGGFVVGSEMSGGVKNIKVSDCQFLGTDVGLRFKSTRGRGGVVENIYIDNMSMFDIQTDVITFDLYYGGKSAVEVLNDGDEAKSQKVQKFKVDETTPCFRNIDINHVICRTARRAAYFNGLPEMPVSNIHIKDMEVNNAEYGIVINRTDGVKLENIKVSAKNYTFDAKNSKNVTVNDKTYKKIDEKGITLDF; encoded by the coding sequence ATGAAGAAATTTTTTAGCATGGTATGTGCTTGCTTGTTGGCGCTAAGTGCCCAGGCAACCGATATCAAAAAGTATGATGCTCTATATGAGAATCTGCCATTCCAGATGGAAAAGGTAACCCGTCCGCAATTCCCAGCCAATGAGGTAAACCTCAAGGACTTTGGTGCTATTGGAGATGGCTCTTCTCTCTGTACCACAGCCTTTGCCAAGGCTATCGATGCGCTGACTCAGAAAGGCGGCGGCAAACTCATCGTTCCACAGGGCGTATGGTTCACAGGTCCTATCGTTTTGAAGAGCAATATCAACCTGCATCTCGAAAAAGGTGCAGTCATCCTTTTCTCACCAGATGATGCCCTCTACCCTTTTATAGAAACATCGTTTGAGGGTCTGGATACACGCCGCTGCCAGTCGCCTATCTCTGGTCATCATCTTACCAACGTGGCAATTACCGGTCAGGGTTGCATTGACGGAAACGGAGAATACTGGCGCCCATTGAAGAAGCAGAAGGTTACCGATGCACAGTGGAAGCAGATTACTTCACGTGGCGGTGCATTCAAGAGAGCCGACTACTGGTTCCCATCAGAAGGTGCATTGAAGGCAGACAACAGTGCCAACATGAATGTGCCTAAAACTCCAGCTTCAGAAGAAGAATGGAATGAGATCAAGCGTTTCCTCCGCCCTGTCATGATCAGTCTCGTAAGCTGCAAGAACGTTTGGCTCAATGGTGTTATCTTCCAGAATTCTCCTGCATGGAACATCCATCCGCTGATGTGCGAGAACGTTCTTATAGAAGATGTATTGGTCCGCAACCCTTCTTACGCTCAGAATGGTGATGGTCTTGACCTGGAGAGCTGCAAGAATGCACTTATCGTCAACTCAACTTTCGATGTAGGCGATGATGGTATCTGCATCAAGAGTGGTAAGGATGCTGACGGAAGAAAGCGCGGCATTCCTTGCGAGAATGTCATCGTAAACGGCTGTACCGTATTCAAGGGTCATGGTGGTTTCGTTGTTGGCAGCGAGATGAGCGGTGGCGTAAAGAATATCAAGGTGAGCGACTGCCAGTTCCTCGGCACCGATGTAGGTCTCCGTTTCAAGAGTACCCGCGGTCGTGGTGGTGTAGTAGAGAATATCTACATCGACAACATGTCAATGTTTGATATCCAGACAGATGTCATCACCTTCGACCTTTACTACGGTGGCAAGTCTGCCGTTGAGGTTCTCAACGATGGCGATGAGGCTAAGAGCCAGAAGGTACAGAAGTTCAAGGTAGACGAGACAACACCTTGCTTCCGCAATATCGACATCAACCATGTCATCTGCCGCACAGCCCGTCGTGCAGCTTACTTCAACGGTCTCCCAGAGATGCCGGTAAGCAACATCCACATCAAGGATATGGAGGTAAACAATGCTGAGTATGGTATCGTCATCAACCGTACTGACGGCGTGAAGCTCGAAAACATCAAGGTTAGTGCAAAGAATTACACCTTCGATGCTAAGAACTCGAAGAATGTGACTGTCAACGACAAGACATACAAGAAGATTGACGAAAAGGGTATCACCCTCGATTTCTAA
- a CDS encoding mannose-1-phosphate guanylyltransferase, with product MKSNGNNYCVILAGGKGRRLWPCSRSNYPKQFVDFFGVGRTQLQQTFDRMAKIVPADHIFINTNEEYVQLVKEQLPEVPAERILAEPIHRNTAPSMAWANHRISMLNPDACIIATPSDQAIFNEDAFRENVLEGLAFVAEHDRFLTMGVKPTRPEPGYGYIQMGEAIGNGLYKVQSFTEKPEREFAKIFVESGEFYWNTGLFLSNVKYLRECFCKILPPVLRDYDKQYPEFSVETENAYMKESFSSYPNISVDFGVLDKPSNVYMMKCDFGWADLGTWHSIYEAMQKSSDDNVVVDSDVMMENCHNNVIKLPKGKLAVLNGLDGFIVAENDNVLLICKKEDSSALVRKYVNEVQMKKGDEFV from the coding sequence ATGAAGAGTAACGGAAATAATTATTGTGTGATATTGGCGGGAGGTAAGGGCCGCAGACTTTGGCCTTGCAGCCGCAGCAACTATCCGAAGCAGTTTGTCGACTTCTTTGGAGTGGGGCGCACCCAGCTTCAGCAAACCTTTGACCGTATGGCAAAGATCGTGCCTGCCGACCATATATTTATCAACACAAATGAAGAATATGTTCAACTGGTAAAGGAACAGTTGCCTGAGGTTCCTGCAGAACGGATATTGGCGGAACCTATTCATCGCAATACGGCACCTAGCATGGCATGGGCCAATCATCGCATCTCGATGCTCAATCCTGATGCCTGCATCATCGCCACTCCTTCGGATCAGGCTATCTTCAATGAAGATGCTTTCCGGGAAAACGTATTGGAAGGTCTGGCTTTTGTGGCAGAACATGACCGTTTCCTGACGATGGGTGTGAAGCCAACCCGTCCTGAACCTGGATATGGATATATTCAGATGGGTGAAGCTATTGGCAACGGATTGTACAAGGTGCAGTCGTTTACAGAGAAACCGGAAAGAGAGTTTGCCAAGATTTTTGTAGAGAGTGGAGAGTTCTATTGGAATACGGGTTTATTCCTTTCTAATGTGAAGTATCTGCGTGAGTGTTTCTGCAAGATTCTGCCCCCTGTACTCCGTGATTACGATAAACAGTATCCCGAATTTAGTGTGGAGACAGAGAATGCATACATGAAAGAGAGCTTTTCTTCTTATCCTAATATATCAGTAGATTTCGGAGTGCTTGACAAACCTAGCAATGTCTATATGATGAAGTGTGACTTCGGCTGGGCTGATCTGGGTACCTGGCACAGTATCTACGAGGCGATGCAGAAGAGCAGCGATGACAACGTGGTTGTTGACAGCGATGTGATGATGGAGAATTGTCACAACAATGTAATCAAGTTGCCTAAAGGAAAGCTGGCTGTATTGAACGGACTGGATGGTTTCATAGTAGCCGAGAATGACAATGTATTGTTGATATGCAAGAAAGAAGATTCTTCTGCCCTGGTGCGTAAATATGTAAACGAGGTGCAGATGAAGAAAGGCGATGAGTTCGTCTAA